The following proteins are encoded in a genomic region of Porphyrobacter sp. CACIAM 03H1:
- the secA gene encoding preprotein translocase subunit SecA yields MFNAIVKSVFGSSNDRYIKSARKIVAQINALEPQIQALSDEELQGQTAKLRALIDGGAKLDDILPEAFATVREASVRVFGMRHFDVQLIGGLVLHRGEIAEMRTGEGKTLMATLAVYLNALEGKGVHVVTVNDYLARRDAAEMGRLYNWLGLTVGVIVPGMPEEYKRDAYNADITYGTNNEFGFDYLRDNMKHERAQMAQRPFNFAIVDEVDSILIDEARTPLIISGPTEDKSELYVALDQVAREIPKEWLDIDEKVKRVQLTEEGMEEVEKLLIEKGLLATDNLFDVENTQVVHHLDQALVANFARKRDTDYIVKDGKVIIIDEFTGRMMDGRRWSNGLHQAVEAKEGVRIEPENQTLASITFQNYFRMYPKLSGMTGTAATEAAEFWDIYKVGVVEIPTNLPVARIDEEDEFYKNTADKFQAIARAIKAKQEIGQPVLVGTVSIEKSELLSQYLDKEGVKHAVLNARFHEQEAHIVAQAGRFGAVTIATNMAGRGTDIQLGGNVEFRINDELAEIPEGPERDAAIARIRAEVAEEKERVKAAGGLFVLGTERHESRRIDNQLRGRSGRQGDPGLSRFYLCLEDDLLRIFGPDTLFAKMMNSNLADGEAIGSKWLSKAIETAQKKVEARNYDMRKQVVQYDDVMNDQRKVVYEQRAEIMDSEAVDDVVVDMRHDTINAIVGAACPPGSYPEQWDIEKLKARTEEIFGFQPPYDEWLAEDEVEPELLEEKLRALTDGMMEEKVTASDPSIWRIVEKDVLLRQLDHHWKEHLATLDALRQVIWMRGIAQKQPINEYKQEAFGLFETMLDTLREEVTKILFRAELRIEQPAPQALPELPDFLTGHIDPLTGLDNSADGDGSELRPELFGSLAGSPRAAFGPGGANPENPWANLDISRNAPCPCGSGSKYKHCHGAVGASQNV; encoded by the coding sequence ATGTTCAATGCCATCGTCAAATCGGTCTTCGGTTCGTCTAACGACCGCTACATCAAGTCCGCGCGCAAGATCGTTGCACAGATCAACGCGCTGGAGCCCCAGATTCAGGCGCTCTCTGACGAGGAGCTGCAGGGCCAGACGGCCAAGCTGCGCGCCCTGATCGACGGCGGCGCCAAGCTCGACGACATCCTGCCCGAAGCCTTCGCCACGGTGCGTGAGGCATCGGTCCGCGTCTTCGGGATGCGCCACTTCGACGTGCAGCTGATCGGCGGCCTCGTGCTCCACCGCGGCGAGATCGCGGAAATGCGCACCGGCGAAGGCAAGACGCTGATGGCGACCCTTGCCGTCTATCTCAACGCGCTCGAGGGCAAGGGCGTCCATGTCGTTACCGTCAACGATTACCTCGCCCGGCGCGACGCGGCCGAGATGGGGCGGCTCTACAACTGGCTCGGCCTTACGGTCGGCGTGATCGTCCCCGGCATGCCCGAGGAATACAAGCGCGACGCCTACAACGCCGACATCACCTACGGCACCAACAACGAGTTCGGCTTCGATTACCTGCGCGACAACATGAAGCACGAGCGCGCGCAGATGGCGCAGCGCCCCTTCAACTTCGCAATCGTCGACGAGGTGGATTCGATCCTGATCGACGAGGCGCGCACCCCGCTGATCATCTCCGGCCCGACCGAGGACAAGTCCGAGCTTTACGTCGCACTCGATCAGGTGGCGCGCGAAATCCCGAAGGAATGGCTCGACATCGACGAGAAGGTGAAGCGCGTGCAGCTCACCGAGGAGGGAATGGAGGAGGTCGAAAAGCTGCTCATCGAGAAGGGCCTGCTTGCCACCGACAACCTGTTCGATGTCGAAAACACCCAGGTCGTCCACCATCTCGATCAGGCGCTCGTCGCCAACTTCGCCCGCAAGCGCGACACCGACTACATCGTCAAGGATGGCAAGGTCATCATCATCGACGAGTTCACCGGCCGCATGATGGATGGTCGCCGCTGGTCGAACGGGCTTCACCAGGCGGTCGAGGCAAAGGAAGGTGTGCGGATCGAGCCCGAGAACCAGACGCTGGCCTCGATCACCTTCCAGAACTACTTCCGGATGTATCCCAAGCTCTCCGGCATGACCGGCACGGCGGCGACCGAGGCGGCGGAGTTCTGGGACATCTACAAGGTCGGCGTGGTCGAGATCCCGACCAACCTGCCCGTCGCGCGGATCGACGAGGAGGACGAGTTCTACAAGAACACCGCCGACAAGTTCCAGGCCATCGCCCGCGCGATCAAGGCAAAGCAGGAGATCGGCCAGCCGGTGCTGGTCGGCACGGTCTCGATCGAGAAGAGCGAACTGCTCAGCCAGTATCTCGACAAGGAAGGCGTGAAGCACGCCGTCCTCAACGCCCGCTTCCACGAACAGGAAGCGCACATCGTCGCCCAGGCGGGCCGCTTCGGGGCTGTGACCATCGCCACCAACATGGCGGGCCGCGGGACCGACATCCAGCTCGGCGGCAATGTCGAATTCCGCATCAACGACGAACTCGCCGAGATACCCGAGGGGCCCGAGCGCGACGCGGCGATTGCCCGCATCCGCGCCGAAGTCGCCGAGGAGAAGGAGCGCGTCAAGGCGGCCGGCGGGTTGTTCGTGCTCGGCACCGAGCGGCACGAAAGCCGCCGTATCGACAACCAGCTGCGCGGCCGTTCGGGCCGCCAGGGCGACCCGGGCCTCTCGCGCTTCTACCTGTGCCTCGAGGACGATCTGCTGCGCATCTTCGGCCCCGACACGCTGTTCGCCAAGATGATGAACTCGAACCTCGCGGATGGGGAAGCGATCGGTTCCAAGTGGCTGTCGAAGGCGATCGAGACCGCGCAGAAGAAGGTCGAGGCGCGCAACTACGACATGCGCAAGCAGGTCGTGCAATACGACGACGTGATGAACGACCAACGCAAGGTGGTCTACGAACAGCGCGCCGAGATCATGGATTCGGAAGCCGTGGACGATGTGGTGGTCGACATGCGCCACGACACGATCAACGCCATCGTCGGCGCCGCCTGCCCGCCGGGCTCCTATCCCGAACAGTGGGACATCGAGAAGCTCAAGGCGCGCACCGAGGAGATCTTCGGCTTCCAGCCGCCCTACGACGAGTGGCTCGCCGAGGATGAGGTGGAGCCGGAACTGCTCGAGGAGAAGCTGCGGGCGCTCACCGACGGGATGATGGAGGAGAAGGTCACGGCATCGGACCCCTCGATCTGGCGGATCGTCGAGAAGGACGTGCTGCTGCGCCAGCTCGATCACCACTGGAAGGAGCACCTCGCCACGCTCGATGCGCTGCGCCAGGTGATCTGGATGCGCGGCATTGCCCAGAAGCAGCCGATCAACGAATACAAGCAGGAAGCCTTCGGCCTGTTCGAGACCATGCTCGATACCCTGCGCGAGGAGGTCACCAAGATCCTGTTCCGCGCCGAACTGCGGATCGAACAGCCCGCGCCGCAGGCCCTGCCGGAACTGCCCGACTTCCTCACCGGCCATATCGACCCGCTGACCGGGCTCGACAACTCGGCCGATGGCGACGGTTCGGAACTGCGTCCCGAGCTGTTCGGCTCGCTTGCGGGAAGCCCGCGCGCGGCGTTCGGGCCGGGCGGGGCCAACCCGGAAAACCCCTGGGCCAACCTCGATATCAGCCGCAACGCGCCGTGCCCCTGCGGTTCGGGCAGCAAGTACAAGCATTGCCACGGTGCGGTGGGCGCCTCCCAGAACGTCTGA
- a CDS encoding sulfite exporter TauE/SafE family protein has product MIGAVPVLLALAFGVTALLYASVGFGGGSTYSALLALSDLDYRLIPLVSLACNIVVVTGGSIRFARAGVTPWKKALVIVALGAPASFLGGLTPIREATFLMLLGGSLVLTALTMLMPVREGAGGAPTWAARLMPLAAAPLGYLAGLVGIGGGIFLAPLLHIVRWHEARGIAATASLFILVNSLFGLAGQMVKNGPALFGQAIGAALPLLLAVVIGGQVGSLMASRLLPQQWIRWLTALLVLVVGVRLLFGV; this is encoded by the coding sequence ATGATCGGAGCGGTTCCGGTGCTGCTGGCGCTCGCCTTCGGGGTGACGGCGCTGCTTTATGCCAGTGTCGGCTTCGGCGGCGGATCGACCTATTCGGCGCTGCTGGCGCTGTCGGACCTCGACTACCGGCTGATCCCGCTGGTCAGCCTCGCCTGCAATATCGTGGTGGTGACGGGCGGAAGCATCCGCTTCGCCCGCGCCGGCGTGACCCCGTGGAAGAAGGCGCTGGTGATCGTCGCCCTCGGCGCTCCGGCGAGCTTCCTCGGCGGCCTGACCCCGATCAGGGAGGCGACCTTCCTGATGCTTCTGGGCGGGAGTCTCGTTCTGACCGCGCTCACCATGCTGATGCCGGTGCGTGAGGGCGCCGGCGGCGCGCCGACATGGGCCGCGCGTCTCATGCCGCTCGCCGCCGCGCCGCTCGGCTATCTCGCGGGGCTGGTGGGGATCGGAGGAGGGATCTTTCTTGCGCCCCTGCTGCACATCGTGCGCTGGCACGAAGCGCGGGGGATCGCGGCAACCGCCAGCCTGTTCATCCTCGTCAATTCACTGTTCGGGCTGGCCGGGCAGATGGTCAAGAACGGCCCCGCGCTGTTCGGACAGGCGATCGGCGCGGCGCTTCCGCTGCTGCTCGCGGTGGTGATCGGCGGGCAGGTCGGCAGCCTGATGGCCTCCCGCCTGCTGCCGCAGCAATGGATCCGCTGGCTCACCGCGCTGTTGGTGCTGGTGGTGGGCGTCCGCCTGCTGTTCGGCGTCTAG
- a CDS encoding YeeE/YedE thiosulfate transporter family protein — MNPAATIALMFLIGYSSQRSGVCMVRAMREVIERRRVHRLAGFLLAAASAMVVMGLAKALGASPFMTIPGAPPDALAVAGGVLFGLGSLVNGHCALGTLAALTAGEVSRLATLAALFVAALLLGPSMSGAALMLPERPVVISPLARDAADALILGSVLSLISAGYIHRRLRWKRPRGGWSPLIAMTLIGAASGLLFALDRHWVYTSRIAEIAYGKAWALPAVVGLAALFAGMTIATVVAGTFRLHTGSFSQWLRAGGGGLLMGTGATLVPGGNDAMLFTGVPLLLPNLLAGYAAFTATLFLALAIRRQAVPTDA; from the coding sequence GTGAACCCTGCCGCAACCATCGCCCTGATGTTCCTGATCGGCTATTCCAGCCAGCGCAGCGGCGTCTGCATGGTGCGGGCGATGCGCGAGGTGATCGAGCGGCGGCGGGTGCACCGCCTCGCGGGCTTCCTCCTCGCCGCAGCGAGCGCGATGGTGGTGATGGGGCTCGCCAAGGCGCTCGGGGCCAGTCCGTTCATGACGATCCCTGGCGCCCCGCCCGACGCGCTGGCGGTCGCGGGCGGCGTGCTGTTCGGGCTCGGCTCGCTCGTCAACGGGCACTGCGCGCTGGGCACGCTCGCGGCGCTCACCGCCGGAGAGGTGTCCCGTCTCGCGACCCTCGCCGCGCTGTTCGTCGCCGCGCTGCTTCTGGGGCCGAGCATGTCGGGCGCGGCGCTGATGCTGCCGGAGCGCCCGGTGGTGATCTCGCCGCTTGCCCGCGACGCCGCCGATGCGCTGATCCTCGGAAGCGTGCTGTCGCTGATTTCGGCGGGCTATATCCATCGTCGTCTGCGCTGGAAGAGGCCGCGCGGCGGATGGTCACCGCTGATAGCCATGACCCTGATCGGCGCGGCATCGGGGTTGCTTTTCGCGCTCGACCGTCATTGGGTCTACACGAGCCGCATCGCGGAAATCGCTTACGGCAAGGCCTGGGCCCTGCCGGCGGTGGTCGGGCTGGCCGCACTGTTCGCCGGGATGACGATCGCGACGGTGGTCGCCGGCACCTTCCGGCTGCACACCGGCTCGTTCTCCCAATGGCTGCGCGCAGGCGGCGGCGGGCTGCTGATGGGCACCGGCGCGACGCTGGTGCCCGGCGGGAACGATGCGATGCTGTTCACCGGGGTGCCGCTGCTGCTGCCCAACCTGCTTGCGGGCTACGCGGCCTTCACCGCGACCTTGTTCCTCGCGTTGGCAATCCGGCGGCAGGCTGTGCCGACGGACGCCTGA
- a CDS encoding tyrosine-type recombinase/integrase, protein MGKLTVAKVKNAKPGIGKNGQPIKATFQDGEGLFLNCAPTGAKSWILRVQADGKRRDIGLGAADVDGAGREAFGAGDDRLGEASLMLKRSLTLAEAREKAAALRKLAKAGANPVLERDRKRKRVPTFAEAMKAAHEALKAGWSEKTAKAFETSLADHALPKLGALRVDAIGSAEVIGALAPIWTEKPMMARKVRSRIGQVLAYAKAQGWRAEALPDVRELRSGLSKQKAGKHFEAVPFIEVPAFFAGEYAKGNAAGRSALLFAILTAARSGEARQATWEQIDLEARTWTLPAELMKMKRPHVVTLSDAAVALLEAYTPEDMREGLIFRGARGKPLTDMALSMIMRSAGRTETVHGFRSSFRDWAAEKMPTIPAMVAEMALAHKVGTATEQAYLRSDLRDMRRALMDAWGRHVAPQLSGVADNVTAIGKAAAN, encoded by the coding sequence ATGGGCAAGCTGACAGTCGCTAAGGTGAAAAACGCTAAGCCGGGTATCGGCAAGAATGGCCAGCCGATCAAAGCGACCTTTCAGGACGGGGAGGGCCTTTTCCTGAATTGCGCCCCGACCGGTGCAAAGTCTTGGATTTTGCGTGTGCAGGCCGATGGCAAGCGGCGGGACATTGGCCTCGGGGCTGCCGATGTTGACGGCGCTGGGCGCGAGGCTTTCGGGGCTGGGGATGATCGGCTAGGGGAAGCCTCGCTGATGCTCAAGCGCTCGCTCACGTTGGCAGAGGCTCGCGAAAAGGCAGCCGCCCTGCGCAAGCTGGCCAAGGCTGGGGCAAATCCGGTGCTGGAGCGCGACCGCAAGCGTAAGCGGGTCCCGACTTTCGCCGAGGCCATGAAGGCCGCCCATGAGGCTCTAAAGGCGGGCTGGAGCGAAAAGACAGCCAAGGCCTTTGAAACGTCGCTTGCAGACCATGCCCTGCCCAAGCTGGGAGCGCTTAGGGTGGATGCGATCGGCAGCGCCGAGGTTATCGGCGCGCTCGCCCCGATCTGGACGGAAAAGCCGATGATGGCGCGCAAGGTGCGGAGCCGCATCGGGCAAGTGCTGGCCTATGCCAAGGCCCAAGGCTGGCGCGCCGAGGCGTTGCCCGATGTGCGGGAACTGCGCTCGGGCCTGTCCAAGCAGAAGGCTGGCAAGCACTTCGAAGCCGTGCCCTTTATCGAAGTGCCCGCGTTCTTTGCGGGCGAGTATGCCAAGGGCAACGCGGCTGGCCGATCTGCGCTGCTGTTCGCTATCCTGACAGCGGCCCGCTCTGGTGAGGCGCGGCAAGCGACATGGGAACAGATTGATCTGGAGGCCCGCACTTGGACCCTGCCAGCCGAACTGATGAAAATGAAGCGCCCTCACGTTGTCACCCTGTCCGATGCGGCGGTGGCGCTGCTGGAGGCCTACACCCCCGAGGACATGCGCGAGGGCCTGATTTTCCGAGGCGCGCGCGGCAAGCCTCTTACCGACATGGCGCTTTCCATGATTATGCGCAGCGCGGGCCGGACAGAGACCGTCCACGGCTTCCGTTCCTCTTTCAGGGATTGGGCAGCCGAGAAAATGCCGACCATCCCCGCTATGGTGGCGGAAATGGCGCTGGCGCACAAAGTCGGCACCGCAACCGAACAGGCCTATCTGCGCAGCGATCTGCGCGACATGCGCCGCGCCTTGATGGATGCATGGGGCCGCCACGTTGCTCCCCAGCTGTCCGGCGTCGCCGATAACGTGACCGCGATCGGGAAGGCTGCCGCGAATTAG
- a CDS encoding CRISPR-associated endonuclease Cas1 codes for MFGKAFRGDRGADNANALLNYGYAIVRTACARVLVASGVIPSLGVWHRNRSKALALPVSYARAAPAERERAAIRSATPRHYRQTPALAERERAAIRSCLR; via the coding sequence CTGTTCGGCAAGGCATTCCGCGGGGATCGCGGCGCCGATAATGCCAATGCACTGCTCAACTATGGCTATGCCATCGTGCGCACCGCCTGCGCCCGTGTTCTGGTGGCATCGGGCGTGATCCCGTCGCTGGGCGTATGGCACCGTAACCGCTCCAAAGCCCTCGCGCTTCCAGTCAGTTACGCGAGAGCAGCTCCAGCAGAACGAGAAAGGGCTGCAATCCGCAGCGCCACGCCCCGCCATTACAGGCAGACCCCGGCTCTAGCAGAACGAGAAAGGGCTGCAATCCGCAGCTGTCTCCGGTGA
- a CDS encoding CRISPR-associated endonuclease Cas1, whose product MPSAASARRGTDAEEEDRDRARGRRLSVAHRQLVIERPEIPRATVPIEDLGVLVIDNGRASYTQAMFIERLAAGATIVVMGCDHLPAGMMLPMDGHHSLTHRHCAQVETSAPLHERLWQAMVAAKLRQKGRVLKAAGRDDAGLTALASRVRHGDPDNLEA is encoded by the coding sequence ATCCCATCGGCCGCATCCGCCCGGCGCGGGACTGATGCTGAAGAAGAGGATCGAGATCGCGCGCGGGGCAGGCGTCTGTCGGTCGCGCACCGGCAGTTGGTGATCGAGCGGCCGGAGATTCCGAGAGCGACCGTTCCAATCGAGGACCTGGGCGTGCTCGTAATCGACAATGGGCGCGCCAGCTACACCCAAGCGATGTTCATTGAACGTCTGGCGGCCGGCGCCACTATTGTCGTGATGGGGTGCGATCATCTGCCGGCAGGCATGATGCTGCCGATGGACGGGCACCATTCGCTAACGCATCGGCACTGTGCGCAGGTGGAGACAAGCGCGCCCTTGCACGAGCGGCTGTGGCAGGCGATGGTCGCGGCCAAGCTGCGCCAGAAGGGTCGCGTGCTCAAGGCGGCCGGCCGGGACGATGCGGGCCTTACCGCCCTCGCCAGCCGAGTGCGCCATGGTGATCCGGACAATCTGGAGGCCTAG
- the cas9 gene encoding type II CRISPR RNA-guided endonuclease Cas9 (Cas9, originally named Csn1, is the large, multifunctional signature protein of type II CRISPR/Cas systems. It is well known even to general audiences because its RNA-guided endonuclease activity has made it a popular tool for custom editing of eukaryotic genomes.), which translates to MPSELVFGFDIGTTSIGSAIIRMDSTAEAGEVLHLGVRIFPEARDPDGIPLNQERRKRRMMRRQLRRRRTRRRDLNQFLFEAGLLPEFSKKAESAWAEVMALNPWMLRAKATREHLSPLELGRALYHLAQRRHFRGRDLEDAAAADEDNCEAASAEEQRAASQREKDRSALKASGLTLGAYIAAIPERIERRRGHHFAREDVVAEFRAIIAAQAPHCAKLRDADFVTALEQTIFNQKSVFWRKSTLGECRFVPRAGLAASASWVAQEKRMLEKLNNLRIEESNDRPLDDRERAALLALLRKKDSVSWGGIRRHLKLYWRKHDLPEKPTFNLERGGEKGLVGNRLESRLASIMGDRWDADAAYRDRIRREIHARLYAADYDQIGDRIVIRREAERRKARAAERERLMADFGLSAEQAESLTALTFAPGWEPFSEDALWKFLPRLQEGAVFGALLASPEEEGWRASTFPNRLQPTGSWVDRLPTPGNSREEINRQKAVRNPTVLRVQNELRKVVNNLIAVYGRPDRIRVEVAREVGKSARERAEDLKRNRDREKERKKASEELQKCGIAHPSRDDIEKWLLWQECNRQCPYTGQMIDFAALFHRGEFQVEHIWPRWRSLDDSFVNKTLCHRDFNLKKANRTPFEVFEHDPDGWEAALERVRGFAGPKGRVTIKARRFAAREIPADFAARQLTDTGYAARQAVGFLKMLFPDLGQASEVRVATLSGRVTSRLRHSWGLNGILSDSGEKARADHRHHAIDALVVALAHPGYTQRLSRWFQARDSATPQPEPRLDPPFANVRHQAERKVAEIVVSHRVRRKVSGSLHKDTTYGDAGPVDGTGGIAYRWFVTRKPLEALTKSLLADDDAWPDAHVRDRVRAWIEAHGGDPKKAYVNGYPTVSEGGAPIRKVRIRLKQQQKLMARLKNGHADLGNNHHMAVFRHAGGRVETEIVSLFEAAHRLRKHTPVIRKSLNEAPLVMSLAQGDTLSFPDGKLQGLWIVHGVWAGGQIVLWRAEDATGSSVFRPTAASILKSGGRKVSVDPIGRIRPARD; encoded by the coding sequence GTGCCATCAGAACTCGTCTTCGGTTTTGACATCGGCACCACCTCGATCGGGTCGGCCATCATCAGAATGGACAGCACAGCCGAAGCCGGCGAGGTTCTGCACTTAGGGGTTCGCATATTTCCAGAAGCGCGCGACCCAGACGGCATTCCGTTAAACCAGGAACGACGGAAACGACGCATGATGCGGCGACAGCTGCGGCGGCGACGCACAAGACGACGCGATCTCAACCAGTTTCTTTTCGAGGCTGGCCTGCTGCCTGAATTCAGCAAGAAAGCAGAATCAGCATGGGCTGAGGTCATGGCCCTAAACCCATGGATGTTGCGGGCCAAAGCCACCCGCGAGCACCTCTCTCCTCTCGAACTTGGCCGCGCGCTCTATCACCTTGCGCAGCGTCGCCATTTCCGGGGCCGCGATCTTGAGGACGCAGCCGCAGCCGATGAGGACAACTGTGAGGCGGCGAGTGCAGAGGAACAAAGGGCGGCATCCCAGCGGGAGAAGGATCGCAGCGCCCTCAAGGCTTCGGGCCTCACGCTTGGTGCCTACATTGCGGCCATCCCCGAACGCATAGAGCGCCGGCGCGGGCATCATTTCGCCCGGGAAGATGTCGTCGCCGAGTTTCGCGCGATCATCGCGGCGCAAGCGCCGCATTGTGCAAAACTGCGCGATGCTGATTTTGTCACCGCACTTGAGCAGACAATCTTCAACCAGAAGTCGGTGTTCTGGCGAAAGTCCACGCTCGGAGAGTGCCGCTTCGTGCCCCGCGCCGGTCTCGCGGCCTCGGCCTCCTGGGTCGCACAGGAAAAGCGCATGCTGGAAAAGCTCAACAATCTGCGCATCGAGGAAAGCAATGACCGCCCGCTGGATGACCGGGAGCGAGCCGCGCTGCTCGCACTGCTACGCAAAAAGGACAGCGTGAGTTGGGGCGGTATCCGTCGGCACCTGAAGCTCTATTGGCGCAAGCATGATCTGCCGGAAAAGCCAACGTTTAATCTGGAACGCGGCGGCGAAAAGGGACTGGTGGGTAACAGGCTGGAAAGCCGCCTAGCCAGCATCATGGGCGACCGCTGGGACGCCGATGCAGCCTATCGAGACCGGATACGCCGTGAGATTCATGCCCGCCTCTATGCCGCCGATTATGACCAGATTGGCGACCGTATCGTCATTCGGCGCGAGGCAGAGCGGCGGAAGGCACGCGCAGCGGAGCGGGAGCGCCTCATGGCAGATTTCGGACTGAGCGCGGAGCAGGCCGAAAGTCTTACCGCGCTAACCTTTGCACCTGGGTGGGAGCCGTTCTCGGAAGACGCCCTTTGGAAATTCCTGCCTCGCCTACAAGAGGGTGCGGTCTTTGGCGCGTTGCTCGCCAGCCCGGAGGAGGAGGGCTGGCGCGCCAGTACCTTCCCGAACCGGCTGCAGCCTACCGGCAGCTGGGTGGATCGTCTGCCTACGCCCGGCAACAGCCGCGAGGAAATCAATCGGCAGAAAGCGGTGCGCAACCCAACCGTGCTGCGCGTCCAGAATGAACTGCGCAAGGTGGTGAACAACCTGATCGCCGTCTACGGTCGGCCGGATCGCATCCGCGTTGAGGTGGCGCGCGAGGTGGGCAAATCGGCGCGCGAGCGAGCGGAGGACCTGAAGCGTAACCGGGACCGTGAGAAGGAGCGCAAGAAAGCCAGCGAGGAGCTCCAGAAATGTGGCATTGCCCATCCAAGCCGCGATGACATCGAGAAATGGCTGCTGTGGCAGGAGTGCAATCGCCAATGTCCTTACACGGGGCAGATGATCGACTTTGCTGCCCTGTTTCATCGCGGGGAGTTTCAGGTGGAACACATCTGGCCCCGCTGGCGGTCGCTGGACGACAGCTTCGTCAACAAGACGCTCTGTCACCGCGACTTCAACCTGAAAAAGGCCAACCGCACGCCGTTCGAAGTATTCGAGCATGATCCGGATGGGTGGGAGGCTGCACTCGAAAGGGTTCGCGGCTTTGCTGGACCCAAGGGGCGCGTGACGATCAAGGCCCGCCGTTTCGCGGCAAGGGAAATCCCGGCCGATTTCGCCGCCCGCCAGCTCACCGATACCGGCTATGCCGCCCGCCAGGCTGTAGGGTTCCTGAAAATGCTGTTCCCCGATCTGGGCCAGGCCAGCGAGGTGCGGGTGGCCACGCTTTCGGGCCGGGTCACATCCCGGCTGCGTCACAGTTGGGGCCTGAACGGCATTTTGTCTGACAGCGGGGAGAAGGCCCGTGCTGACCATCGCCACCACGCCATCGACGCGCTGGTGGTGGCACTGGCGCACCCCGGTTACACCCAGCGCCTGTCGCGCTGGTTCCAGGCGCGCGATTCGGCCACACCGCAGCCCGAGCCGCGGCTCGATCCGCCGTTCGCCAATGTTCGGCACCAAGCCGAGCGAAAGGTCGCCGAGATCGTCGTCTCGCACCGCGTCCGCCGCAAGGTCTCTGGCTCACTGCACAAGGATACCACCTATGGCGATGCCGGCCCGGTCGATGGCACCGGCGGGATCGCCTATCGCTGGTTCGTGACGCGAAAGCCTTTGGAAGCGCTGACCAAATCCCTCTTGGCCGACGATGATGCCTGGCCCGATGCGCATGTGCGCGACCGAGTGCGCGCTTGGATCGAAGCGCATGGCGGCGACCCGAAAAAGGCGTATGTGAACGGCTATCCCACTGTCTCCGAAGGCGGCGCGCCGATCCGCAAGGTGCGCATCCGTTTGAAACAGCAGCAGAAGCTGATGGCACGCCTGAAAAACGGCCATGCCGATCTGGGCAACAACCATCACATGGCCGTGTTTCGCCATGCCGGCGGCCGGGTGGAAACCGAGATCGTGAGCCTGTTCGAAGCAGCCCACAGGTTGCGCAAACACACTCCGGTGATCCGCAAATCACTGAACGAGGCACCGCTGGTAATGTCACTGGCGCAGGGGGACACGCTTTCCTTTCCTGATGGCAAGCTGCAAGGGCTGTGGATCGTGCATGGCGTTTGGGCGGGTGGCCAAATTGTGCTGTGGCGGGCCGAGGATGCCACTGGCAGCAGCGTGTTCCGCCCCACTGCCGCATCCATCCTGAAGTCCGGCGGGCGCAAGGTTTCGGTCGATCCCATCGGCCGCATCCGCCCGGCGCGGGACTGA